The DNA window CAATGGAATATCTCTATATTCttctaaaaaacaaaaatatacaaatgAGCCTAATTTGTTTTTCTATATACTTAGATGATAGTCTAATCTGTATTCAACCACACCCCCAATCAATCCCATCTACCCTCGTCGCAGATCATGAGCAATTGTGATTGGATCTCGTCTCTGTTCGCAAATGTGCACAATTTTAGCTCCAACATTGGTGATTTTATTGAGAGTTGAACTCAAGTTTAGGGCCAACGACCTCTGCCATGAGCGATGATGAAAACTAAAAGACCTTGAAGACAAAGCTTTGATTGATGCTCCAAAGAAAATATCTTCCGCAGTTCGTAATGACCACAAATTATGGTGACTCACACGAAGAATGTTTTATGAATGGATTTCTTGTTGGAGTTTTGAGCTCCCTTAAGTCCCACATCGGGGAACTCAAGGGAACTTGAGGTCCTTATATTACTTTAGTCTCCTTTATTAGTGATTAGGTGTTGGACTATTTGGAATGAGGATTGAGGTTTGGGCCACTAAttgtgtggattaggcttgatgattataccataatattaatattaattaatcaagacaagggccttgggccttagggcctaagaattaaaattaatctgatcaattagttttaatttcaaattaagtttttaattaaaattaattaaaaatgttttgattAATAGACACAACTCTTTGGAAAGAGTTGTATAGTTTCAGATACatccaaaaggtatttgaagaTGTATGAAATAACCTATATAACCCGAGTCCTCAGTTTCATCGTAGATcgtcttttcttcttccttttcttccgtacaaacattcaagagagtaaacacacaaagcaattcgctagaattctataatccaaTACGCGTGGTagaattaggtagttgtatcctggtcgagcagacgttgtagaaccacaagcacaagagtgagacATAAATACTGTTCGAGGAACATAACTTTTGCGCTAGCCTCTACCTGttgtaatcaagttagtaccATTTTAATTATTGTATTTGTTTCTGTAATTTCATTCTGTATAGCAAGTATTTTTAGTTAATAAAGTATTAGAATTTCAAGTTCTATTATATctgttatatttatttatttctgcaTTGTTCTCCAACACTTCTTGTTGCTCTTGTCCATGATCAAGGACTAGTTTTCCCCAGAAAAACACCAAATGAATGGGTTTCTAATACCTttaattgtttctttaaatatcTTTGGGTTCTATTACTTATGGGTAATTGGTGTATGACATCCACCCGTCAAAGCACACCAAGCCCATAATCCTAAAAGGTAAACCGCCAAAGCATTGTTTGGTGGAATGAAAGACACGTGTATTGCTGGCCATGCAAACGTAGCCTTAGTTCCTGCGGTTTTCCACAACTAATTTTGCATGTTCTTCTCATCAGCTCTCTGATTACAAGGCTTCTCCCACAAACGAATTAGCAATAAAAACTCAGTTAATTAATAAGATGAGGACATGCGTAGAAGTCGTGTGTGCCATAATTCTTCCACCAGTTGGCGTCATCATTCGCTATGGCTGTGCGGTAAGTCACATTGTCACCATTTGTATTGAATGAGAGTTCTTTTACATTTACCATTTCAACTGGCGATCTAGTAATCTGTCTACGCAAAGTTGGAATCTAATGGGTATGCGTTGAAATACTTGTTTTCTTAATATTGATTGAATAGAACTATATGTTTATCTTCAAGTGTATGCAAATGATGCATTTATACATCTTCGTTTGGCGATCATAAGAAGCTAGTTTAACaagttatgaagaaaaaaaaaattttgtttaTACAATTACATGATTATCTTACCCGTTAAGTGGATGTCTTTCAAGTCACATGGCTAGTCCGTTGAGATGGTACTAAAAAGTATTATCGTCGCTTTTGTGTggtgttagggtttttttttttgtttttgttttatatattgGTTTGTTTGTGAAATTGCAGGTGGAGTTTTGGATTGCCTTATTGCTGACGCTATTTGGGTATATACCAGGAATTATATATGCACTTTATGTCATATTACGAGAAACTTCCTAATTATTTAAGTTTATATTACATCTTTAATTAGTGATCAATTTGTGTAATGTGTGATCTGATGGACATATTTTAAGATATAAATCttcatttttgttaaattttcatCTTGTTTTGTATAATTAGTTCACCTTTATATTTGGACTTTCTAGATTTCTTCTGTTTCATTGTCTTGTATAAATATTGGACTTTGCCCAATTGTTCCTGCAGAGCATGTTTGGAAGTGTGTATCAAATGCTTTTGGTTCAAGTGCTTTTAGGGttgaaaagcactttaagtgcatTTTTAAGAAATACTAGTTATATGATTCTTTTAATTAGGAAgcactttaaatgttttttcaagattcatttgtatttttactaagaTAGATACCATAAACAATTTTACaaaatggtttttaatcattttaaaagcatttctaAACAGCTCATAATTAACGCAAGAACGTTTGGGGGAATGAAGCTTGGTGAATTGATGAGGAGGGAACCCAATCCCAAAATGACTACATATCATCCTACATTGCACTAAGATTTTGATTTGATCAACTCCAAAAAAGTGACATTATATATGTTTAATACTAAATGAATATCAAGTTTCTAATCATTCGAGAttcgaatttgaatttttttttatatggtgAAAACAAATACCAATGAGCTTCAATTAGTAATAgtgatttgatatttgtatATTGACAGATCTTAAGATTCTCATTTTGAAGATTTGTGATGTCCTTTTTATATGAGCTTTTGGATTAATCATAGGGTAAATTAAACCATCAACTTAAATAATTTATgatacacaaaaaaaataattatgcgaagtgattaaattaaaaaaaaaaaattctcgcATGAAGTCTTCCGTCTTCTTGCCTTACTGTCTCTTCAATCCACATATCCTTCCTCCCTTATCTCTCTCTTGATGATTCATTCTCCTTTACTCCACTTAAGTTGTTTGTTGTTTACTTTTCGCgtatgaagaaagaagagggacctattttaaaattttcaccgTCGTCGAAAAATTTCATATGAAAAAGGGGTTCATGGGTTCAAGAAGAAGAGGATCCCAATTTTCGAAACCGCACAATCTCAATTTTTTTGTGCTTTGTAACTAACTAGATTTGAATATTATTGATAAAAGATCCGATGAAATTGGATATCTAAAGTTATTAGGGTTTTATGCAATTAGATTTGCTAGGTTTTTATATTCAATGAGGAGACTAGGTTTTGCAGACGGAAAAAATTCGACCTGACGTGaaaccttcttctttcttcttatttatttatttattttttttgttttgtcaatTAGTGTTTTGTTTCAGTGTAAAATAGATTATTTAAGTTGATGGCTTAACCTACCATAAGATTAATCTGACGACTCATATAAAATGGGTCTCATAGGTATTCAAAATGAGAATCTTAGAAATATTGAATATTGATAATAACAATATAAAACAATTATAATGCAAAATGCATGTTTGTTAGTTAAGCAAAGGCATTATTTTTTTCCATAGCAGTTTGAGAAATGATGTAATTTACAGACAAACAAGCAACAGACTAATttacttattaaaaaaaagggagattatattcacacaccccaaattacttctttcacactcttttaattttttaatatttttctatcaagtgttagtggtgtgtagaaaatattaaaaaagtaaaaatgtgtGAGAGAAGTACTTTGGGATGTGTGAAAATAATCTCtctaaaaaaaccctaatcgGATGGCTAGCCTATGATACATCAAGTTGTTGTGGACTAGTATGTATTAAAATACCCCATCCCTCTCAGAGAAGTCTTAAAACAACAACCAAAGCCTTATTTTCCAATCCACTTTTGAGCAATGAGTGTGACTTTCCCTTTGCTTTCCAAAtggatattttgtttttgttagtcCTCTTTTAGTTCAAAGAAATGAACAAAATTATACCTTATTTTATATGATACCAACTTGCTTTCTTTGCAGACAAAGCAACGGGCTTTGTGCAAATAAACAAATGGATTGCCCATTTGCCCTACAATATAGGACAAGTATATATCAATAGGTTACCTTTATTTCCACTCACATTTGACATGACACaatcaaagaaataaataatGATGCCATTCCTTAATTATATCTACTCATGCCTTGCACACTACAAGGACACTTGACAATACTTTGGCATATATGtgaggacttggattctctgccctcccatttcagTGCTTTTTCCGTAccttcctgttttgtgtggtcacggttaattcatattaacattttatattgttttttataaaaataataagacaaaaaaaatagtaatataaaatattgacgtgtcTATCTTCCATTGCTTTTTgcattttttaagtttttattgtAGGCTAAGTTGGGTGCCCGTGTGTGCGTTGGACGAATCCAAACTTTGGATATAGTGTGGGTCTTGTTTGCTTCAATGAGAAGGAATCGCATACTCGCGCATGGATGACTAGCTGTAGTATTAGcacaaaataaattttgtgtGTGGTTATCCGTACAAGGCACTAGACACAAGGAGGATGAGACACTTTGTGTGTGCAGTTAGACGATTACGTGATTTAAGCGTTCACACTTAAAAATTTCTCTCATGGTGCTATTACTCTGAAGAAATTAGAGCGCTCAAAGCAAATTTATACTCCATCTTGACATGGGAAAGTAGTAACAATAAATAACAACACTAGACTCTTTGAGTCTCATAATTGGAACGATTGATTGTAACAGTAGGTCGTACtcagtgcacaaggcttccgctttacgcagggtctggaagaGAGGTAGGTGCACAAAAGAGGGGGATTGAGCATTTTAAGTGTGTCATCAGGCATTAACATGATCTGGACGTCCGCACCCAAGAATTTCTCCAAGAACACAACTCGTCTGCTTAATATGATTAATCATGCAGAAATTAAGCGGTTTGCCCTTATTTGTTCTTTGTTAGTATCCTAGTTTTGGGGGCCCAATGGTGCAATTTCAGGGGGACCCCATGGAAGAAGGGACCTAGTTAGCTAATTACCAGCCATTTGTGCCCTGTAACCCGAAGCAGAAGACTTGGCACATGTAATGGTTGAAAATGCATCCAAAGCCTAATCAATCTGTCTTATCAGTTACTAAATACCAGTTGcattagtttccaaaaaaaaaaaaaatatcagttGCATTGACCAAGCAGGAGTCCTAGGTCAATGGAAAGACAAAAAAAGTTCCAAGTAAAAATTGGGGATCCACAAATTGGGATATACACATTGATGAGTTTATAGCCAATGGGGTCTAAAATCATTGACGAAAACTTTGAAAAATTGAAGCTTTGACAAATCCAAGTGTATCCCAATTGCCTGTGCAAACCAGCTGTTTAGAGGTGGGTATGTGAAGGATGAAATGCTCTAATTCAATGAATCAAATTGAAAACATGGGAATTGAGAAGAACCAACAACTCTCGATTATTTTTGAGTAATTATAACTCGAAAGCCTTATTCACACTATTGAAAATCGGGGTCATGAATAATCTCCTAACCTAATTAAGTATGAAATCTTTATTAGGTACTATTATAAGACCTTCCGCAATAAGCAGGAAAATTAAGTTTGATTTGAATTGTATAAGAATCAAACTCTTGCACATGCGGAAAATAAGTTTATGGGACTGATTTCAATTCTTGAGTTCTATGGGAGTAAAGCTTGGAGATTATAAAAGTCTTTTATCCAAAATGGTCTTTGAAATTGGCACAACTCTTCACTTTGG is part of the Malus domestica chromosome 12, GDT2T_hap1 genome and encodes:
- the LOC108172027 gene encoding low temperature-induced protein lt101.2-like, with the translated sequence MRTCVEVVCAIILPPVGVIIRYGCAVEFWIALLLTLFGYIPGIIYALYVILRETS